The Pseudomonadota bacterium genome has a segment encoding these proteins:
- a CDS encoding transposase, giving the protein MHKVVRENLEEFLRQARGGSEDGEGVPDFVVDELRKFLACGSLSGGFARLKCETCGKERLVPFSCKRRAACPSCAGRRMAELAAHLVDSVFPLVPVRQWVLSVPFALRYRLAWDHELSLKVLRIFWRALDRYQRKRAKDRGYVNARTGAVTVIQRAGGALNLNVHFHMAALDGVFVEVDGELVFHRLPAPSTEDVAVIVKSVRKGVLRLLGRTRISISTDDGGWDDPFVEESPALAAASGASVQGISAFGPRTGQRVRRIGEEPDEVVKAPKRKRHARYQGFDLHAGAPAKPEERDRLERMLRYLLRPPIAESRLRELPDGNILLTQKTKWSDGTTALVFHPLELLERLAA; this is encoded by the coding sequence TTGCACAAGGTCGTGCGGGAGAACCTCGAGGAGTTTCTCCGCCAAGCACGCGGCGGGTCAGAAGACGGGGAGGGCGTCCCGGACTTCGTCGTCGACGAGCTACGGAAGTTCCTCGCCTGCGGCTCGCTCTCCGGCGGCTTCGCGCGGCTCAAGTGCGAGACGTGCGGCAAGGAACGTCTCGTTCCCTTTTCGTGCAAGCGCCGCGCCGCGTGCCCGAGCTGCGCGGGACGCCGCATGGCCGAGCTCGCCGCGCACCTCGTCGACTCCGTGTTTCCGCTCGTGCCGGTCCGCCAGTGGGTGCTCAGCGTGCCGTTCGCGCTGCGCTACAGGTTGGCATGGGATCACGAGTTGAGCCTGAAGGTGCTTCGGATCTTCTGGCGAGCGCTCGACAGGTACCAGCGGAAAAGGGCGAAGGATCGCGGATACGTGAACGCCCGGACCGGCGCCGTGACCGTGATCCAGCGCGCCGGGGGCGCGTTGAATCTCAACGTCCACTTCCACATGGCGGCGCTCGACGGCGTGTTCGTCGAGGTTGACGGGGAGCTCGTGTTCCACAGGCTGCCCGCGCCGTCGACCGAGGACGTCGCAGTGATAGTGAAGTCGGTTCGAAAGGGCGTCCTCCGCCTGCTCGGCCGGACGCGGATCTCGATCTCCACCGACGACGGCGGTTGGGACGATCCGTTCGTCGAGGAGAGCCCGGCGCTCGCGGCGGCGAGCGGCGCCTCGGTGCAGGGGATCTCCGCGTTCGGTCCTCGAACGGGGCAACGTGTGCGGCGGATCGGCGAGGAACCGGACGAGGTCGTCAAGGCGCCGAAGCGCAAGAGACACGCACGGTATCAGGGTTTCGATCTTCACGCTGGCGCACCGGCCAAACCCGAGGAGCGCGATCGCCTCGAACGGATGCTCCGCTACTTGTTGCGCCCGCCCATTGCCGAGAGCCGTCTTCGCGAGCTACCGGACGGCAACATCCTCCTCACGCAGAAGACGAAGTGGTCGGACGGCACGACCGCCCTCGTGTTCCACCCGCTCGAACTATTGGAGCGGCTCGCAGCGA
- a CDS encoding sulfatase-like hydrolase/transferase, with amino-acid sequence MKRFAPLAPAVLSGVAAGLVAAALDLDQARSEVSRPSDVALLTLQIGARLGAAGALLACFCTAVVAAGAALGRRLGRSEHGFAAALVAVVSAPALVYVAFRLFQGGVTAQLPARPALVAATIVVLVALVFAGARAALALVARADRRARLDAITAIAAAILVAASLCMRWCDANQYRRLYLYLHAALAVCTLGGLTLAFQIVFARGPVRRSVAVAAIVGVLAAAAACAVAALTLDLRQVVKVALYERTTTAANVVRLTSGPRRVDEGPRPSAAARRERYERERKERSAAAASVLPAFPGAHLVLITIDALRADRLGAYGHTARRLTPRIDELASRATVFERAYCTAPHSSFSISSFHTSRYLHDEAILGRPIDHRTLADELGAAGYETSAFYTQGIFFTEGDSVGCYRKKQFGFTDASHGAPRPEQLTDNVIAEVDRLVARGEPAFFVWAHYFNVHEPYLSKRFGEAPRDRYDGEILAADAEVGRLIDYLEDKLARDAVIVLTADHGEEFEDHGGHYHGSSLFDEQTRVPLIIKTPGAAPRRVSTPVSLVDLAPTALALLGRQPPDGMAGRDLRPALVGGDAALVPRPVFASVMREHMALDWPWKLVADPSRGLYELYDLEADPRELTNRYDERRGIAERLLDETRLWLDDLSRGEDPAGTALALGRMRDTRALPGLFRLAEDGAAPPARREEALGLIAEIRAWNGIERLEVLVDDPDAAVARAAALALVSMKIDRGRDLLRDALYDDDPAVRDRVALALGGLGDAAAVPALVEALGRDDLKVRENAIRLLGDLRDPAAVEPLIETIAEERTRYLSVLALGKIGDPRAYDTLVDVLKYDTHTDIRGYAVVALGWLELEAAVPRLLRVLAEEHEIKWTAEALVRLGAVGEGKLFGTDVAKGAPALAGGWGDCAEKERVLPEEFLERTKCATKGREARLAFDAAAAEGATLIVRARHLDADKGAAIPLAIAVDGRKIASIELRGEEMHEARIEIGADAFPSGKHTVELQLAKAAPFEVDYFLVLAK; translated from the coding sequence TTGAAACGCTTCGCGCCGCTCGCGCCCGCGGTATTGAGCGGCGTCGCGGCCGGCCTCGTCGCCGCGGCGCTCGATCTCGACCAGGCCCGCTCCGAGGTGTCGCGCCCGTCCGACGTCGCGCTCCTCACCCTCCAGATCGGTGCGCGGCTCGGCGCAGCCGGCGCGCTGCTCGCGTGCTTCTGCACGGCCGTCGTCGCCGCCGGGGCGGCGCTCGGAAGGCGCCTGGGCCGGTCGGAACACGGGTTCGCCGCCGCGCTCGTCGCCGTCGTCTCGGCACCGGCGCTCGTCTACGTCGCGTTCCGGCTCTTCCAGGGCGGCGTCACGGCGCAGCTCCCCGCGCGGCCGGCGCTCGTCGCGGCGACCATCGTCGTCCTCGTCGCGCTCGTCTTCGCCGGCGCCCGCGCGGCGCTCGCACTCGTCGCGCGCGCGGATCGCCGCGCCCGGCTGGACGCGATCACCGCGATTGCAGCGGCGATCCTCGTCGCGGCGTCGCTCTGCATGCGGTGGTGCGACGCGAACCAGTACCGGCGGTTGTACCTCTACCTGCACGCGGCGCTCGCGGTGTGCACGCTCGGCGGGCTGACGCTCGCCTTCCAGATCGTCTTCGCGCGCGGCCCGGTGCGCCGATCGGTCGCCGTCGCCGCGATCGTGGGGGTGCTCGCCGCTGCCGCCGCCTGCGCCGTGGCGGCGCTGACCCTGGACCTTCGACAGGTCGTGAAGGTCGCGCTCTACGAGCGGACGACGACCGCGGCCAACGTCGTCCGCCTCACCTCGGGCCCGCGCCGCGTGGACGAGGGGCCGAGGCCGTCCGCCGCCGCCCGCCGGGAGCGGTACGAGCGCGAGAGGAAGGAGCGGAGCGCGGCGGCCGCCTCGGTGCTCCCGGCGTTCCCGGGCGCGCACCTCGTCCTCATCACCATCGACGCGCTGCGCGCCGACCGCCTCGGGGCGTACGGCCACACGGCGCGACGGCTCACGCCCCGGATCGACGAGCTCGCGAGCCGCGCGACCGTGTTCGAACGCGCCTATTGCACGGCGCCGCACAGCTCGTTTTCCATCTCGTCGTTCCACACCTCACGCTACCTCCACGACGAGGCGATCCTCGGCAGGCCGATCGACCACCGGACGCTCGCCGACGAGCTCGGGGCCGCGGGGTACGAGACCTCGGCGTTCTACACGCAAGGGATCTTCTTCACCGAGGGCGACAGCGTCGGGTGCTACCGGAAGAAGCAGTTCGGCTTCACGGACGCGAGCCACGGCGCGCCCCGTCCCGAGCAGCTGACCGACAACGTCATCGCCGAGGTCGATCGCCTCGTCGCGCGCGGGGAGCCGGCGTTCTTCGTCTGGGCGCACTACTTCAACGTGCACGAGCCGTACCTCTCCAAGCGGTTCGGCGAGGCGCCCCGGGACAGGTACGACGGGGAGATCCTCGCGGCGGACGCCGAGGTGGGGCGATTGATCGACTACCTCGAGGACAAGCTGGCCCGCGACGCCGTGATCGTCCTGACGGCGGACCACGGCGAGGAGTTCGAGGATCACGGCGGCCACTACCACGGATCGTCGCTGTTCGACGAGCAGACCCGCGTCCCGCTGATCATCAAGACCCCAGGCGCCGCGCCGCGCCGGGTGTCGACCCCGGTGTCGCTCGTCGATCTCGCGCCGACCGCGCTCGCCCTGCTCGGGCGCCAGCCGCCGGACGGGATGGCCGGGAGGGATCTGCGCCCCGCGCTCGTCGGCGGCGACGCGGCGCTCGTGCCGCGGCCGGTTTTCGCGTCGGTGATGCGCGAGCACATGGCGCTCGACTGGCCGTGGAAGCTCGTCGCGGACCCGTCACGCGGGCTCTACGAGCTCTACGATCTCGAGGCCGACCCCCGCGAGCTGACGAACAGGTACGACGAGCGGCGCGGGATCGCGGAGCGGCTCCTCGACGAGACGCGGCTCTGGCTCGACGATCTGAGCCGCGGCGAGGATCCGGCCGGCACGGCGCTCGCGCTCGGCCGCATGCGCGACACGCGGGCGCTCCCGGGCCTGTTCCGCCTCGCCGAGGACGGGGCCGCGCCGCCCGCCAGGAGGGAGGAGGCGCTCGGGCTCATCGCCGAGATCCGCGCGTGGAACGGCATCGAGCGGCTCGAGGTGCTCGTCGACGATCCGGACGCGGCGGTCGCGCGCGCCGCGGCGCTCGCGCTCGTGTCGATGAAGATCGATAGGGGCCGCGACCTCCTGCGCGACGCGCTCTACGACGACGACCCCGCGGTCCGCGACAGGGTGGCGCTCGCGCTCGGCGGCCTCGGCGACGCGGCGGCGGTGCCCGCGCTCGTCGAGGCGCTCGGCCGCGACGATCTCAAGGTGCGGGAGAACGCGATCCGGCTGCTCGGCGATCTGCGGGATCCCGCGGCCGTGGAGCCGCTCATCGAGACGATCGCCGAGGAGCGCACGCGCTACCTCTCGGTGCTCGCGCTCGGCAAGATCGGCGATCCGCGCGCCTACGACACGCTCGTGGACGTGCTCAAGTACGACACGCACACGGACATCCGCGGCTACGCGGTGGTGGCGCTCGGGTGGCTGGAGCTCGAGGCCGCCGTGCCGAGGTTGCTCCGCGTCCTCGCTGAGGAGCACGAGATCAAGTGGACCGCGGAGGCGCTCGTCCGCTTGGGCGCGGTGGGCGAGGGGAAGCTCTTCGGGACCGACGTCGCGAAGGGCGCGCCGGCGCTCGCGGGCGGGTGGGGCGACTGCGCCGAGAAGGAGCGCGTGCTGCCGGAGGAGTTCCTCGAGCGGACGAAGTGCGCGACCAAGGGACGGGAGGCGCGGTTGGCGTTCGACGCCGCGGCCGCGGAGGGCGCGACGCTCATCGTCCGCGCGCGGCACCTCGACGCCGACAAGGGGGCCGCGATCCCGCTCGCGATCGCGGTGGACGGCCGGAAGATCGCGTCGATCGAGCTGCGCGGCGAGGAGATGCACGAGGCGCGGATCGAGATCGGGGCGGACGCCTTCCCGTCGGGCAAGCACACGGTCGAGCTCCAGCTCGCGAAGGCGGCGCCGTTCGAGGTCGACTACTTCCTGGTGCTCGCCAAGTAG
- a CDS encoding methyltransferase domain-containing protein: protein MTDVAGAVLAALRRSAGRARLKIGVFYRGNPGLLCSLLAEGHATVVAGDRFRVLFRAAERLGLPGERPFAIVEARFAALPFRPSSLDALVLTAGLPRGADPAAAIRALTPFVRPGGAIVFPHPVTDGRRGALVRPFGALRRGTQPPCRRDVLCASAMSAGLREISQTVPPGRGGAPWVVTAGVVGRGGDRSD from the coding sequence TTGACCGACGTCGCGGGAGCCGTCCTGGCGGCGTTGCGCAGGAGCGCCGGCCGCGCGCGGTTGAAGATCGGCGTCTTCTACCGGGGGAACCCGGGGCTCCTCTGCTCCCTGCTCGCCGAGGGGCACGCGACCGTCGTCGCCGGGGACAGGTTTCGTGTGCTCTTCCGGGCGGCGGAAAGGCTCGGCCTCCCCGGGGAGCGGCCGTTCGCGATCGTGGAGGCGCGCTTCGCGGCCCTGCCGTTTCGGCCGTCGAGCCTCGACGCGCTCGTCCTCACCGCCGGCCTGCCGCGCGGCGCCGATCCGGCGGCGGCGATCCGTGCGCTCACGCCGTTCGTCCGCCCCGGCGGCGCGATCGTGTTCCCGCACCCGGTGACCGACGGGAGGCGCGGCGCCCTCGTCCGGCCGTTTGGCGCCCTGCGCCGGGGCACGCAGCCCCCCTGCCGGCGAGACGTCCTGTGCGCGAGTGCCATGTCCGCCGGGCTCCGGGAGATCTCGCAGACCGTCCCGCCCGGTCGCGGCGGCGCGCCGTGGGTCGTGACCGCCGGGGTGGTCGGCCGGGGCGGAGATCGCTCGGATTGA
- a CDS encoding hemolysin family protein codes for MTDGDLPIGELIGIAACLVASAFFSASETALTTITRSRAEVLINQDFRRFGILERWTANKRRIIASLLVGNNIANILCSVLGYRVALYFVPNYAEAISVFGLTLVILAFAEITPKGIALHNAERVVVPLLRIVLVVDFLLRPVAWLLSRIPGLIAGRWADHDDGDAPTEDEIEFHIRRGVDQEVFEEQGQGELLMSAMEFPDTMVKDVMIPRTDVIGIDRRTPLMDVAQMMIESGHSRVPVFDANLDHVVGILYAKDVLRQIHRRSVPETTTAGDLVRGEPLFAPKTQKINLLLADMRRRGQHMSMVVDEFGGTAGLITLEDIIEELVGEIRDEFDPEEPLIQKTEEGRWQVDARISIHDLHDETGIEIPDTGDYASVGGYVVAEAGRIPRRGKIVDRGEFEIAVIDADARHVKRLEIRKKGIPKPDAGEGAGG; via the coding sequence ATGACGGACGGCGACCTACCCATCGGCGAGCTCATCGGCATCGCCGCGTGCCTCGTGGCGAGCGCCTTCTTCTCGGCCTCGGAGACGGCGCTCACGACGATCACGCGGTCGCGCGCCGAGGTGCTCATCAACCAGGACTTCCGCCGGTTCGGGATCCTCGAGAGGTGGACCGCCAACAAGAGGAGGATCATCGCCTCGCTGCTCGTCGGCAACAACATCGCGAACATCCTCTGCTCGGTCCTCGGCTACCGCGTCGCGCTCTACTTCGTGCCGAACTACGCCGAGGCGATCTCCGTGTTCGGGCTGACGCTCGTCATCCTCGCGTTCGCCGAGATCACGCCCAAGGGGATCGCGCTGCACAACGCCGAGCGGGTCGTCGTGCCGCTGCTCCGGATCGTGCTCGTCGTCGACTTCCTGCTGCGCCCGGTCGCGTGGCTCCTGTCCCGGATCCCCGGGCTCATCGCCGGGCGCTGGGCCGATCACGACGACGGGGACGCGCCCACGGAGGACGAGATCGAGTTCCACATCCGGCGCGGCGTCGATCAGGAGGTCTTCGAGGAGCAGGGGCAGGGCGAGCTCCTCATGTCGGCCATGGAGTTTCCGGACACCATGGTGAAGGACGTCATGATCCCGCGGACCGACGTCATCGGCATCGATCGGCGCACGCCGCTCATGGACGTGGCGCAGATGATGATCGAGAGCGGGCACTCGCGCGTCCCGGTGTTCGACGCCAACCTCGACCACGTCGTGGGGATCCTGTACGCGAAGGACGTGCTGCGGCAGATCCACAGGCGGAGCGTGCCGGAGACGACGACCGCCGGCGACCTCGTCCGCGGCGAGCCCCTGTTCGCCCCGAAGACGCAGAAGATCAACCTCCTCCTCGCCGACATGCGGCGCCGCGGCCAGCACATGTCGATGGTGGTCGACGAGTTCGGCGGCACCGCGGGGCTCATCACGCTCGAGGACATCATCGAGGAGCTCGTCGGCGAGATCCGCGACGAGTTCGATCCCGAGGAGCCGCTCATCCAGAAGACCGAGGAAGGGCGCTGGCAGGTCGACGCGCGCATCTCCATCCACGACCTGCACGACGAGACCGGGATCGAGATCCCGGACACCGGCGACTACGCGTCGGTCGGCGGGTACGTCGTGGCCGAGGCGGGGAGGATCCCGCGGCGCGGCAAGATCGTCGATCGGGGCGAGTTCGAGATCGCCGTGATCGACGCGGACGCGCGGCACGTGAAGAGGCTCGAGATCCGCAAGAAGGGGATCCCGAAGCCCGATGCCGGGGAAGGGGCGGGCGGTTGA
- a CDS encoding short-chain dehydrogenase yields QSKLANLLFNLELDRRLRAAALDVVAAAAHPGYAATELQGTSARLGGSRPQAAIMRLGNRLIAQPAARGALPSLYAATAPGVRGGDFFGPSGFAALRGGPGEAAASARARDAEAASRLWAASEEATSVRFPF; encoded by the coding sequence CAGAGCAAGCTCGCGAACCTCCTGTTCAACCTCGAGCTCGACCGGCGGCTGCGGGCGGCGGCGCTCGACGTCGTCGCCGCGGCCGCGCACCCGGGCTACGCCGCGACCGAGCTGCAGGGAACGAGCGCCCGCCTCGGAGGATCCCGGCCGCAGGCGGCGATCATGCGGCTCGGCAACCGGCTGATCGCCCAGCCCGCCGCGCGGGGCGCGCTGCCGTCCCTGTACGCGGCCACGGCGCCGGGCGTGCGGGGCGGCGACTTCTTCGGCCCGAGCGGCTTCGCGGCGCTGCGGGGCGGCCCCGGAGAGGCGGCGGCGAGCGCCCGGGCCCGGGACGCGGAGGCCGCATCGCGCCTGTGGGCGGCGAGCGAAGAGGCGACCTCCGTCCGCTTCCCGTTTTGA